In Silene latifolia isolate original U9 population chromosome 3, ASM4854445v1, whole genome shotgun sequence, a single window of DNA contains:
- the LOC141648240 gene encoding uncharacterized protein LOC141648240, whose translation MAAVPYSPPNLEDFKELEYQQKFDYFAEYLHNDELRNGNAGPFEEHVVRDVIAMRALMKSDVVYTISEVYHLTALHNLQQGEIWSGQYARCANSLSKNAQTKLVSTAANWNLNFKVLLKKEKLPVSHTPKPSSNRPSASGSRSH comes from the exons ATGGCCGCCGTCCCGTATTCGCCCCCAAATCTGGAAGATTTCAAAGAACTTGAGTATCAGCAAAAATTTGATTATTTTGCCGAGTATCTCCATAACGATGAGCTTCGCAATGGAAATGCAGGACCTTTTGAGGAACATGTTGTTCGTGATGTTATAGCGATGCGGGCTCTGATGAAATCAGATGTTGTGTACACCATCTCAGAAGTGTATCATCTCACTGCTCTTCACAATTTGCAGCAGGGGGAGATATGGTCGGGTCAATATGCTCGCTGTGCTAACTCCCTCTCCAAAAACGCCCAAACTAAATTAGTAAGCACCGCAGCAAACTGGAACCTTAACTTCaag GTCCTGTTGAAGAAGGAAAAGCTTCCTGTCTCACACACTCCCAAACCATCAAGCAACCGCCCCTCTGCCTCCGGCTCACGCTCTCACTAA